From the Spiroplasma chrysopicola DF-1 genome, one window contains:
- a CDS encoding helix-turn-helix transcriptional regulator, producing MKIRNYKELAKIAGCGVGTISRYFSGGSISPQMTQRIEAILKTNEYEKKSENAKVIYLLLPTNLNHSYFLLFQKLLNCLLDQQYAINTIFLTSNWEQHDEQQLKLLINSNFEKIILFWPVANGFITEILDFLQPWKEQSILIGQNCPDWTAFFINNERLMYDFTMHLLAKAKSILFLNTKENDNKEFYRGYYKACQEVTITPQQLILQQIGDEDELNLTNIIIDNKIEAVICYEDYPQFLLSKLANYPVAVATITWNDEDINHPWKSAKTMVIDWTEMLTKLVTILNNPDQKAETLELRYKIND from the coding sequence ATGAAAATTCGCAATTATAAAGAGTTAGCAAAAATTGCTGGTTGTGGGGTTGGGACGATTTCGCGTTATTTTAGTGGTGGTTCAATTAGCCCTCAAATGACCCAACGCATTGAAGCAATTTTAAAGACTAATGAATATGAAAAGAAAAGTGAAAATGCGAAAGTAATTTACCTTTTATTACCAACTAATTTAAATCACAGCTATTTTTTGCTTTTTCAGAAATTATTAAATTGTTTGTTAGATCAGCAGTATGCAATTAATACAATTTTTCTAACATCTAATTGAGAGCAACATGATGAACAACAGTTAAAGTTACTAATTAATAGTAATTTTGAAAAAATAATTTTATTTTGACCAGTAGCCAATGGCTTTATTACCGAAATTCTTGATTTTTTACAGCCTTGAAAAGAACAATCAATTTTAATTGGCCAAAATTGCCCTGACTGAACTGCTTTCTTTATTAATAATGAGAGGCTAATGTATGATTTTACAATGCATTTATTGGCAAAGGCTAAAAGTATTTTATTTTTAAACACAAAAGAAAATGATAATAAAGAGTTTTATCGCGGTTATTATAAAGCTTGTCAAGAAGTTACTATTACTCCCCAACAATTAATATTGCAACAAATTGGGGATGAAGATGAACTTAACTTAACTAATATAATTATTGACAATAAGATTGAAGCAGTTATTTGTTATGAAGATTATCCACAGTTTTTATTATCAAAACTTGCAAATTATCCTGTAGCAGTAGCGACAATTACTTGAAATGATGAAGATATTAATCATCCATGAAAAAGTGCTAAAACAATGGTAATTGATTGAACGGAAATGCTAACAAAATTAGTAACAATTCTTAATAACCCGGACCAAAAAGCAGAAACATTAGAATTACGCTATAAAATTAACGATTAA
- a CDS encoding HPr family phosphocarrier protein: MASFKAIIIDPVGMHARPAALIVGEAGKYKSDITIFSGGKSGNLKSIMTIIALGIHKGAEVEIVATGEDEEAAISGIEKIMKDNKVI; this comes from the coding sequence ATGGCATCGTTTAAGGCTATTATTATTGATCCAGTTGGTATGCATGCTCGTCCAGCCGCATTAATTGTAGGAGAAGCAGGAAAATACAAATCGGATATTACAATTTTTTCAGGAGGAAAAAGTGGTAATTTAAAATCAATTATGACAATTATTGCCTTGGGTATTCACAAGGGGGCAGAAGTTGAAATTGTTGCAACTGGTGAAGACGAAGAAGCAGCAATTAGCGGAATTGAAAAAATAATGAAAGATAACAAAGTTATATAG
- the tsaD gene encoding tRNA (adenosine(37)-N6)-threonylcarbamoyltransferase complex transferase subunit TsaD encodes MVILAIETSCDETSIAILEDGKVLSNVISSQIAEHTKFGGVVPELASRLHLKNLSYVLSQALHNAKIAITEINYIAYTASPGLIGALHIGKVAAETLSTYLEIPLLPLNHLSGHIYGAAIEQQFEFPLLALLVSGGHTQLILMTKHLKFEILGSTLDDAVGECYDKVARMLGLNYPGGPVIDQLAQKGDPERYQLPLPLKDKSYNFSFSGLKSAAANLIAKIKNRGEELHVNDFCATFQKVCVDTLMQKLTMAINDYQPRMVVLAGGVSANQSLRKAFLGLENLGLRAVVPKLEYCTDNGAMIARLGYQEILNNNNK; translated from the coding sequence ATGGTCATTTTAGCAATTGAGACAAGTTGTGATGAAACAAGTATTGCGATTTTAGAAGATGGAAAAGTATTGAGTAATGTTATTTCGTCCCAAATCGCTGAACATACAAAATTTGGTGGGGTTGTGCCGGAATTAGCATCACGCCTACATTTAAAAAATTTAAGTTATGTTTTATCACAAGCACTTCATAACGCCAAAATAGCAATCACAGAGATTAACTATATCGCATATACAGCAAGTCCTGGGTTAATTGGCGCCTTGCATATTGGTAAAGTTGCTGCTGAGACATTAAGCACTTATTTGGAAATTCCTTTATTACCTCTAAATCATTTGTCAGGTCATATTTATGGGGCCGCAATTGAACAACAATTTGAATTTCCATTATTAGCATTATTAGTTAGTGGGGGCCATACACAATTAATATTAATGACAAAACATTTAAAATTTGAAATTCTTGGTTCAACCCTTGATGACGCTGTCGGGGAATGCTACGATAAAGTTGCCCGGATGTTGGGATTAAACTATCCTGGAGGACCAGTAATTGATCAATTAGCTCAAAAGGGTGACCCTGAACGATACCAATTACCATTACCATTAAAAGATAAAAGCTATAACTTTTCTTTTAGTGGTTTAAAATCAGCTGCTGCTAATTTAATTGCTAAAATTAAAAATCGGGGCGAAGAACTGCATGTTAATGATTTTTGTGCAACTTTTCAAAAAGTTTGTGTTGATACTTTAATGCAAAAATTAACAATGGCAATTAATGATTATCAGCCGAGAATGGTAGTTTTAGCTGGTGGTGTTTCTGCTAATCAAAGTTTACGAAAAGCATTTTTAGGGTTAGAAAACCTAGGATTACGAGCTGTTGTACCAAAATTAGAATATTGTACTGATAATGGGGCAATGATTGCGAGGTTAGGATATCAAGAAATTTTAAATAATAACAATAAATAG
- a CDS encoding MurR/RpiR family transcriptional regulator: MASFLSILETFDSKNFTKKEKEIIKYIRENMRDVTTMNIEVLAQKVDTGYSAIYGLLRKMQIKGYRDFLISIAADVEIKSLDMSNMEQLMKKTYFDIINQNDTMIDNELVQQTVNAITGAYRIFVIGMGTTNSLSQTLALELYRFGFNAYNLDENEEDLVVRARFMTKNDLIIAYSLFGDNEAVNKALAIAKDNQATIVAISGKDMSKVVKLANWTHIISTPNQKLNDNEVYVNKLLPWMYFTDDLINRLWSSGFVDREFVLAKQENRWDY; this comes from the coding sequence ATGGCATCATTTCTATCGATTTTAGAAACATTTGATTCTAAAAATTTTACAAAAAAAGAAAAAGAAATTATTAAATACATCCGTGAAAATATGCGTGATGTAACAACAATGAATATTGAGGTTTTAGCTCAAAAAGTTGATACTGGATACAGTGCAATTTATGGTTTATTAAGAAAAATGCAAATTAAAGGATATCGAGACTTTTTAATTTCAATTGCTGCGGATGTTGAAATTAAATCATTAGATATGAGTAACATGGAACAGTTAATGAAGAAAACCTATTTTGACATTATTAATCAAAATGACACAATGATTGATAATGAATTAGTGCAACAAACTGTTAATGCTATTACTGGAGCATATCGTATTTTTGTGATTGGAATGGGAACAACAAATTCGTTATCACAAACATTAGCGTTAGAATTATATCGTTTTGGTTTTAATGCCTATAATTTAGATGAAAATGAAGAAGACTTAGTTGTTCGTGCTCGCTTTATGACAAAAAATGATTTAATTATTGCTTATTCATTATTTGGTGATAATGAAGCAGTTAATAAAGCGTTGGCAATTGCGAAAGATAACCAAGCCACAATTGTTGCAATTTCAGGAAAAGATATGTCAAAAGTTGTTAAATTGGCTAATTGAACGCATATTATTTCAACCCCAAATCAAAAATTAAATGACAATGAAGTTTATGTTAATAAATTATTACCTTGAATGTATTTTACAGATGATTTAATTAATCGTTTATGGTCTTCAGGCTTTGTTGATCGCGAATTTGTTTTAGCAAAACAAGAAAATCGTTGAGATTATTAA
- a CDS encoding MurR/RpiR family transcriptional regulator, whose product MEAISILSKLSMIQGSLTKKETKIVNYLKANINNLRTIKIEDLSTATGIGYSPIYSLIKKLGFQGYRNFVIAVVAEQERLNNSNLNADATENISQFYHDIIQRNNQVFDKPALQKIVGWFKKAKIISIAGLGIAELAAQELATRLFYFGFFANVLTGTDENIILKAAALNENDVLICFCLDHHNSILINATKEAKARGAYVITVTAKLNTDISRYADLNYGIITSALYDKSEVMISSLLPLIYWNDTLLQHIMTLDSDKEYLDNKAKMIRLVKKYR is encoded by the coding sequence GTGGAAGCAATTTCAATTTTATCAAAATTATCAATGATCCAAGGTAGTTTGACCAAAAAAGAAACAAAAATTGTTAATTATCTGAAAGCAAATATTAATAACCTACGGACAATTAAAATTGAAGATTTATCAACCGCAACAGGAATTGGTTATTCGCCAATTTATTCACTGATTAAAAAGTTGGGTTTCCAAGGTTATCGTAATTTTGTTATTGCGGTAGTTGCTGAACAAGAACGGTTAAATAATAGTAATTTAAATGCGGATGCGACTGAAAATATTTCCCAGTTTTATCATGATATTATTCAACGTAATAATCAAGTTTTTGATAAACCAGCGTTGCAAAAAATAGTTGGCTGATTTAAAAAAGCGAAAATAATTTCAATTGCTGGTTTAGGAATAGCAGAATTAGCAGCCCAAGAATTAGCGACACGGTTATTTTATTTTGGTTTTTTTGCAAATGTTTTAACGGGAACTGACGAAAATATTATTTTAAAAGCAGCGGCATTAAATGAAAATGATGTTTTAATTTGTTTTTGTTTAGACCATCATAATAGTATTTTAATCAATGCAACAAAAGAGGCAAAAGCACGTGGGGCATATGTTATTACTGTTACTGCAAAATTAAATACTGATATTAGTCGTTATGCTGATTTAAATTATGGAATTATTACCTCGGCATTATATGATAAGAGTGAAGTAATGATTTCAAGTTTATTACCGTTAATTTATTGAAATGATACCTTGTTGCAACATATTATGACCCTTGATAGTGATAAAGAATATCTTGATAATAAAGCAAAAATGATTAGACTTGTAAAAAAATACCGATAA
- the deoD gene encoding purine-nucleoside phosphorylase gives MTPHINAEKKDIAKIVLMPGDPLRAKFIAENFLDNFRLVNDVRNMYMYTGTYHGKEITIAGSGMGCPSIGIYSYELFKFYDVECIIRIGSAGSYVSELDIYDLVNVTSAYGENNYAKIVAGIDDQVLEASQEVVDLITTTAQGLQLKLKNARVHSSDVFYRQNPDDWKKINKEYDALCVEMESFALFANARALNKKAGCLLTISDSFISGVLTTAEERQNNFKKMMELALETIIKF, from the coding sequence ATGACACCACATATTAATGCTGAAAAAAAAGATATTGCTAAAATTGTTTTAATGCCTGGAGACCCATTACGAGCAAAATTTATTGCTGAAAATTTTTTAGATAATTTTCGATTAGTAAATGATGTTCGTAATATGTATATGTATACAGGAACATATCATGGTAAAGAAATTACAATTGCTGGAAGTGGCATGGGTTGTCCTAGTATTGGGATTTATTCATATGAATTATTTAAGTTTTATGATGTTGAATGTATTATCCGAATTGGTTCGGCAGGAAGTTATGTTAGCGAATTAGATATTTATGATCTAGTTAATGTTACTTCAGCGTATGGGGAAAATAATTATGCTAAAATTGTTGCTGGAATTGATGATCAAGTTCTAGAAGCATCCCAAGAAGTTGTTGATTTAATTACAACAACGGCCCAAGGGTTACAGTTAAAACTTAAGAATGCTCGTGTGCATTCTTCTGATGTTTTCTATCGTCAAAACCCTGATGATTGAAAAAAAATTAATAAAGAGTATGATGCGCTTTGCGTTGAAATGGAATCTTTCGCCCTATTTGCTAATGCTCGTGCTTTAAATAAAAAAGCTGGTTGTCTATTAACAATTTCTGACTCTTTTATTAGTGGAGTTTTAACAACCGCCGAAGAACGCCAAAATAATTTTAAAAAAATGATGGAATTAGCATTAGAAACAATAATTAAATTTTAG
- the asnS gene encoding asparagine--tRNA ligase, which translates to MIKIVDLFNNKITSDEVISVGGWIKSNRNNGKLGFLVLNDGSAFQNVQVVYKPSEVANFAKIEGIKLSSAVKVTGKFILTPTAKQPFEIQAQAIEILDEATEDSPVQKKEHSFEYLREIAHLRARTNTFNAVFRIRSSCAFAIHEFFNKNNFIYVHTPIITGNDAEGAGESFVVTTRTDGNYAEDFFGKKASLTVSGQLHAEGFAQAFGQVYTFGPTFRAENSNTTKHCAEFWMIEPEVAFNDLSQNMDLVEEMIKAIINYLFNHNFVELTFLNETVDKTLLERLTILKDSSFTRMTYSEAINVLTTALNNNHPFENKDIFWGMDLQTEHERFLCEEVTKKPMFLTDYPKDIKAFYMKVNSDNKTVAACDLLVPGIGELVGGSERESNYDKIVARCHEMNVPVEELTWYLDLRKYGYYKSAGFGLGFERLVMYVTGILNIRDVIPFPRTPKNLLF; encoded by the coding sequence ATGATTAAAATTGTTGATTTGTTTAATAATAAAATAACAAGTGATGAGGTTATTAGTGTTGGGGGTTGAATTAAATCAAACCGTAATAATGGGAAGTTAGGTTTTTTAGTTCTTAATGATGGCTCGGCTTTTCAAAATGTCCAAGTTGTTTATAAACCAAGTGAAGTCGCAAATTTTGCCAAAATTGAAGGAATTAAACTTTCTTCGGCGGTCAAAGTAACAGGAAAGTTTATTTTAACTCCAACGGCAAAACAACCATTTGAAATTCAAGCGCAAGCAATTGAAATTTTAGATGAAGCAACCGAAGATAGTCCAGTCCAAAAAAAAGAACATTCATTTGAATATTTACGAGAAATTGCCCATTTACGTGCCAGAACAAATACTTTTAATGCTGTTTTCCGGATTCGTAGTAGTTGCGCTTTTGCGATTCATGAGTTTTTTAATAAGAATAATTTTATTTATGTCCATACTCCAATTATTACAGGTAATGATGCCGAAGGAGCAGGGGAATCTTTTGTTGTTACCACTCGCACAGATGGTAATTATGCCGAAGATTTTTTTGGTAAAAAAGCTAGTTTAACAGTTTCAGGCCAATTACATGCTGAAGGGTTTGCCCAAGCTTTTGGGCAAGTATATACATTTGGCCCAACATTCCGTGCTGAAAATTCAAATACAACAAAGCACTGTGCGGAGTTTTGAATGATTGAGCCAGAAGTAGCATTTAATGACCTTAGTCAAAATATGGATTTAGTTGAAGAAATGATTAAAGCAATTATTAATTATTTATTTAACCATAATTTCGTTGAGTTAACTTTTTTAAATGAGACAGTTGATAAGACATTATTAGAGCGCTTAACAATTTTGAAAGATAGCTCGTTTACTAGAATGACATATAGTGAAGCAATTAATGTTTTAACAACAGCTTTAAATAATAATCATCCTTTTGAAAACAAAGATATTTTCTGAGGAATGGACTTACAAACCGAACATGAAAGATTTTTATGTGAAGAAGTCACTAAAAAACCAATGTTTTTAACGGATTATCCAAAAGATATTAAAGCTTTTTATATGAAAGTAAATTCGGATAATAAGACAGTTGCAGCGTGTGATTTATTGGTTCCCGGAATTGGGGAATTAGTTGGGGGTAGTGAACGGGAAAGTAACTATGACAAAATTGTTGCTCGTTGTCATGAAATGAATGTACCAGTTGAGGAATTAACTTGATATTTAGATTTACGCAAATATGGTTACTATAAAAGCGCTGGTTTTGGTCTAGGCTTTGAACGCCTAGTGATGTATGTAACAGGAATCTTAAATATTCGCGATGTAATTCCGTTTCCACGGACACCAAAAAACTTATTATTTTAA
- a CDS encoding helix-turn-helix domain-containing protein has protein sequence MNEIIKQLRITRGLTQRELAEISGLQQSTICRIENNCSATSWSKLLALLIALKIDVNDFITKLNSFNSRKVCEFLSLIIDNPKIRKELANNPKLLATKILRIFSN, from the coding sequence TTGAACGAAATTATTAAACAATTACGGATTACACGAGGTTTGACGCAAAGAGAGTTAGCGGAGATATCAGGGTTACAGCAATCAACAATTTGTCGAATTGAAAATAATTGTTCAGCAACAAGCTGAAGTAAATTATTGGCCCTATTAATTGCGTTGAAAATTGATGTAAATGACTTTATTACAAAACTAAATTCATTTAATTCGAGAAAAGTATGTGAGTTTTTATCATTAATTATTGATAATCCTAAAATTAGAAAAGAATTGGCCAATAATCCAAAATTATTGGCCACCAAAATTTTAAGAATTTTTTCAAATTAA
- a CDS encoding Pr6Pr family membrane protein has translation MLKLNNKILFWFRLSALLVVVFFLISDLVLTIINPAGINADLGYAERVSNYYAFFTTQSNYIVAAYFLGYLFESKFRNTRPSDVIKLAVVTYITVTMLVFWFGIFTNTQTNTSYSSYEWISTIILHLVIPFCMILSYILTAGESQYNIRNHYKLSLWLILAYPVLYFVVILIRGIFRQMDHRPEGTWFPYFFLNIYQPNGILILALIFICILVLFVGLQYIYLWINNMLFRRNKGETLNTTVNKKVFGINTKPLPIKNEKVFIPATLINLNKSYVKKIADSKNEKNVK, from the coding sequence ATGTTAAAGTTAAATAATAAGATATTATTTTGATTTAGATTAAGCGCTTTACTAGTAGTGGTATTCTTTTTAATCTCTGATCTAGTTTTAACAATTATCAACCCTGCAGGAATTAATGCTGATTTAGGATATGCAGAGCGAGTTTCTAATTACTATGCTTTTTTTACAACTCAAAGTAATTATATTGTCGCGGCTTATTTCTTAGGTTATTTATTTGAATCAAAATTTCGTAATACGCGCCCATCAGATGTAATTAAATTAGCGGTTGTAACATACATTACAGTAACAATGCTAGTATTCTGATTTGGAATTTTTACCAATACGCAAACAAATACCTCATATAGTTCTTATGAATGAATTTCAACAATAATTTTACACTTAGTGATTCCATTCTGTATGATTTTGAGTTATATTTTAACGGCGGGAGAAAGTCAGTATAATATTCGTAACCATTATAAATTATCATTATGATTAATTTTAGCTTATCCGGTCTTATATTTTGTAGTTATTTTAATTCGAGGTATCTTCCGACAAATGGACCATCGCCCTGAAGGAACGTGGTTTCCATATTTCTTTTTAAATATTTACCAACCAAATGGGATTTTGATTTTGGCGCTAATTTTTATTTGTATTCTTGTTTTATTTGTTGGGTTACAATATATTTATCTATGAATAAACAATATGCTATTTAGACGAAATAAAGGAGAAACCTTAAATACAACAGTTAACAAAAAGGTTTTTGGAATTAATACCAAACCATTACCAATTAAAAATGAAAAAGTATTTATTCCGGCAACATTAATAAATTTAAATAAAAGTTATGTTAAAAAAATAGCAGATAGTAAAAACGAGAAAAATGTTAAGTAA
- the rpsP gene encoding 30S ribosomal protein S16, producing the protein MVKLRLKRTGKKKTAFYRIVAIDARVKRDGEYIELIGTYNPINGDVKIDQEIAFKWLQNGAQPTDTVRNLLSKEGLMTKLHNEKQAVKKDSAKPKKGE; encoded by the coding sequence ATGGTAAAACTACGTTTAAAAAGAACAGGTAAAAAGAAAACGGCTTTTTATCGCATTGTTGCAATTGATGCTCGTGTCAAACGTGATGGTGAATACATTGAATTAATTGGAACATATAACCCAATTAATGGTGATGTTAAAATTGATCAAGAAATTGCTTTTAAATGACTACAAAATGGGGCGCAACCAACTGATACTGTTCGTAATTTATTAAGTAAAGAAGGTCTAATGACAAAATTACATAATGAAAAACAAGCAGTTAAAAAAGATAGTGCCAAACCAAAAAAAGGGGAATAA
- the rimM gene encoding ribosome maturation factor RimM (Essential for efficient processing of 16S rRNA) → MKNLIKVFTIKKPHGIKGEVKVVGLINLKTYATVDNKLAFIKTGETFIPVTVVKVFGTIDKLVMRLKEYCNINDVIKFQGCDVYFKKDDVGDIPVLTSLIGYQVIKDDQIIGTVIDQLETKAHPILRIKDLQSDQIMLIPIVKEYVQTIDETTRSVILDKVI, encoded by the coding sequence ATGAAAAATTTAATTAAAGTTTTTACAATCAAAAAACCCCATGGCATTAAAGGGGAAGTAAAAGTCGTTGGCTTGATTAATCTTAAAACGTACGCAACAGTTGATAATAAATTAGCTTTTATTAAAACAGGTGAAACTTTTATTCCTGTGACAGTTGTGAAAGTTTTTGGAACAATTGACAAATTAGTGATGCGGTTGAAAGAATATTGTAATATTAATGATGTTATTAAATTCCAAGGTTGTGATGTTTATTTTAAAAAAGATGATGTTGGTGATATCCCAGTCTTAACTTCGCTGATTGGTTATCAAGTAATCAAAGATGATCAAATAATTGGCACAGTAATTGACCAGTTAGAAACAAAAGCTCATCCGATTCTGCGAATTAAAGATTTACAAAGTGATCAGATAATGTTAATCCCAATTGTCAAAGAGTATGTTCAAACAATTGATGAAACAACAAGAAGTGTAATATTAGATAAGGTGATTTAA
- the trmD gene encoding tRNA (guanosine(37)-N1)-methyltransferase TrmD: MKKFTVLTLFPEMFEGFVTTSIIKKALERNLITIEIVDIRNYSVGKHHQVDDYQYGGGQGMVLMLEPLVKAIHDHQTSNSLVILLTPQGETYQQKLAVNLANDSADLILICGHYEGFDERILHYVDLELSLGDYVLTGGELASMVLIDSIARLANDVINPDSHQNDSFSNGLLDYPVYTKPVIFEGHEVPAVLLSGHHQNIAQWREFKAFEKTFHKRPDLLKQKKLSQLQQQWLAELEQKEN, from the coding sequence GTGAAAAAATTTACAGTCTTAACTTTATTTCCCGAAATGTTTGAAGGGTTTGTGACAACATCAATTATTAAGAAGGCACTTGAGAGAAATTTAATTACGATTGAAATTGTTGATATTCGTAATTATAGTGTTGGTAAACATCATCAAGTTGATGATTATCAATATGGTGGGGGACAAGGAATGGTCTTAATGCTTGAACCATTGGTAAAAGCAATTCATGATCATCAAACAAGCAATAGTCTTGTAATCTTATTAACTCCCCAAGGCGAAACTTACCAGCAAAAATTGGCAGTTAATCTTGCCAATGATAGTGCTGATTTGATTTTAATTTGTGGTCACTATGAAGGTTTTGATGAACGAATTTTACATTATGTTGATTTAGAACTTTCGTTAGGAGATTATGTCTTAACGGGAGGAGAATTAGCTAGCATGGTACTAATTGATAGTATTGCGCGATTAGCAAACGATGTTATTAATCCTGATTCTCATCAAAATGATTCTTTTTCCAACGGTTTATTAGACTATCCGGTTTATACCAAACCAGTTATTTTTGAGGGTCATGAAGTTCCAGCAGTATTATTAAGTGGTCATCATCAAAATATTGCCCAATGAAGAGAATTTAAAGCTTTTGAGAAAACATTTCACAAAAGACCAGATTTATTAAAACAAAAAAAATTATCACAACTGCAACAACAATGGTTAGCAGAATTAGAACAAAAAGAAAATTAG
- the rplS gene encoding 50S ribosomal protein L19, translating into MNMRLVDEVTISQLRNDLPEFSSGDTIQVHYKIQEGNKFRIQLFEGVVIKLQGSGITKSVTIRKISNGTGVERNFPIHSPLIEKIKVVKYGKVRRARIYYMRDRQGKAARIKEIINPRKK; encoded by the coding sequence ATGAATATGCGTTTAGTAGATGAAGTAACAATCAGTCAACTTCGTAATGATTTACCTGAATTTTCATCAGGAGATACTATTCAAGTCCATTACAAGATTCAAGAAGGAAATAAATTTAGAATCCAGCTTTTTGAAGGAGTTGTAATTAAATTACAAGGTAGTGGTATTACAAAATCAGTAACAATTAGAAAAATCAGTAATGGAACTGGTGTTGAAAGAAACTTTCCAATTCATTCGCCTTTAATCGAAAAGATTAAGGTTGTTAAATATGGGAAAGTACGTCGAGCAAGAATTTACTATATGAGAGATCGTCAAGGAAAAGCTGCTCGTATTAAAGAAATTATTAATCCAAGAAAAAAATAA
- a CDS encoding P-loop NTPase family protein, which produces MHAEQGELVSSKFIKISKKILDLAKEMDVVVEIVDARIPFSGANLLDYHALGNKKRLIFLTNPHRADAKQTDAWVEFYKNKGIKCQILDSDKLLLEDNQEFLNSDWTGELTKFKNKKILIIGLPDSLRTMVLANLFNLPELVTGIPSNLYWKYKATRFEGVEIMVTPDITPFTPFDQDVYWHTQMLGIFNVDGNEESVAVKIFEFLVKKYKKKLEEGYGLTPKEPMKVNDIVNCLIKIMAITKAIQINEISDLTVACTNFFKDFISGKRIDKVSIEWVSDYEKKSL; this is translated from the coding sequence ATGCACGCAGAACAAGGTGAATTAGTGTCCTCTAAATTTATCAAAATTAGTAAAAAGATTTTAGATTTAGCTAAGGAAATGGATGTAGTGGTTGAAATTGTTGATGCCAGAATTCCTTTTTCCGGGGCAAATTTATTGGATTACCATGCTTTGGGGAATAAAAAACGACTAATATTTTTAACAAATCCACACAGAGCAGACGCCAAGCAAACAGATGCTTGGGTTGAATTTTATAAAAACAAAGGAATCAAGTGTCAAATTCTTGATTCTGATAAATTATTGCTAGAAGATAACCAAGAATTTCTTAACAGTGATTGAACTGGAGAATTAACAAAATTTAAGAATAAAAAAATTTTAATAATTGGATTACCAGATAGTTTACGAACTATGGTTTTGGCAAATTTATTTAATTTACCAGAACTAGTTACTGGAATTCCAAGTAATTTATATTGAAAATATAAAGCAACACGTTTTGAAGGAGTTGAAATTATGGTAACTCCTGATATTACTCCCTTTACTCCTTTTGACCAAGATGTTTATTGACATACCCAAATGTTAGGAATCTTTAATGTTGATGGTAATGAGGAAAGTGTCGCTGTTAAAATATTTGAATTTTTAGTTAAAAAATACAAAAAGAAATTAGAGGAAGGTTATGGTCTGACGCCAAAAGAACCAATGAAGGTTAATGATATTGTTAACTGTTTAATTAAAATTATGGCAATTACCAAAGCAATCCAAATTAATGAAATTTCTGATTTAACGGTTGCTTGTACTAACTTTTTTAAAGACTTTATTAGTGGTAAACGGATTGATAAAGTAAGCATTGAATGAGTTAGTGATTATGAAAAAAAATCCTTATAA